A region of Shewanella psychromarinicola DNA encodes the following proteins:
- the ptsP gene encoding phosphoenolpyruvate--protein phosphotransferase, with translation MLNMLRDITQAVARASSLESALNILVSQTRLAMETHCCSIYILEKQNLVLSATEGLQQSAVGRVSMPISEGLVGLVAEREEAINLADARIHPRFKLFPEAAEEEYRAFLAVPIIFQKQLVGVIVVQQPEARQFSESEEAFLMTLAAQLAVIVRSLKHKASNTSVQQQVVFSGINASSGIAIAHGLVLGGVISLEQAEVACANIDVEIQRLKSAMQRCKDILSSISQRFEQEKSADVASIFTAFQLLLDDSSLGGEYAREVALGWQAESAVSRVSLRYIQQFLEMEDPYLKERASDIRELGQKLLRQLIEPGRLVLEPEKPVILVAKEVDATLLAEFPRQKLAGIVTERGGVNAHAAILARALGVPAIVGVDDVLSVDIDQKLLVLNANRGQLLVSPSPAVIEEYQLLIDADVEKQKQFSAELSLPSVTTDGERIHLYLNAGLLSGIDSEIAECADGIGLYRTEIPFMLHQRFPSEREQINVYRQVLSAAGDRPVVMRTLDVGGDKPLPYFPIKEDNPFLGWRGIRLSLDHPELFLVQLRAMLQAAGNGNQLKILLPMVSNLDEIDQTLSYLEQAFTELNQELNTRLVRPQVGVMLEVPALLYQLQDVAKRVDFVSVGSNDLTQYLLAVDRNNPSVSSLFDSYHPGILRALKRAVDECKQYDLDVSVCGELAGEPYGALLLVAMGYNKLSMNQGSLARINFLLRRVSKQELTELLESILQQSTGNQVRGLLAHFLRKHDLSDLVNID, from the coding sequence GTGTTAAATATGCTCAGGGATATCACTCAAGCTGTTGCCAGAGCAAGCAGCCTTGAAAGTGCATTAAATATATTAGTGTCACAAACTCGATTAGCAATGGAGACCCATTGCTGTTCTATTTATATCCTTGAAAAACAAAATCTTGTCTTATCGGCCACTGAAGGGTTACAACAATCTGCTGTGGGCAGAGTCAGCATGCCAATATCAGAAGGCTTAGTCGGCTTAGTTGCAGAACGTGAAGAAGCTATCAATCTCGCTGATGCACGTATTCATCCTCGTTTTAAATTATTTCCCGAAGCAGCAGAAGAAGAATATCGCGCATTTTTGGCTGTGCCGATTATTTTTCAAAAACAGCTTGTCGGCGTTATTGTCGTACAGCAACCTGAAGCCCGTCAGTTCAGTGAAAGCGAAGAAGCATTTTTAATGACCTTAGCCGCTCAACTCGCAGTGATTGTGCGCAGTTTGAAGCACAAAGCGTCAAATACCAGTGTACAACAACAAGTTGTTTTCAGTGGTATTAATGCATCTAGTGGTATTGCGATTGCTCATGGCCTGGTATTAGGTGGTGTTATTTCATTGGAACAAGCCGAGGTGGCTTGTGCCAATATTGATGTTGAGATTCAGCGCTTAAAGTCGGCTATGCAGCGTTGTAAAGACATCCTGTCGTCAATTTCGCAACGATTCGAACAAGAAAAATCGGCTGATGTTGCGTCTATTTTTACCGCATTTCAGTTACTGTTGGATGATTCTAGCCTTGGTGGCGAATATGCCCGTGAAGTCGCTTTAGGTTGGCAGGCTGAGTCTGCAGTAAGCCGGGTTTCATTACGCTATATCCAACAGTTTCTAGAGATGGAAGATCCTTATCTAAAAGAACGCGCAAGCGATATTCGCGAACTTGGGCAAAAGCTACTACGACAGCTTATAGAGCCAGGCAGGTTAGTATTAGAGCCTGAAAAACCGGTAATTTTAGTCGCCAAAGAGGTGGATGCCACTTTACTGGCTGAGTTTCCTCGTCAAAAGCTGGCGGGTATTGTTACTGAGCGTGGTGGCGTTAATGCCCATGCGGCCATTTTAGCGCGTGCGCTGGGTGTACCAGCCATTGTTGGTGTTGATGATGTTTTATCAGTAGATATTGATCAAAAGCTATTAGTTCTGAATGCCAATCGTGGTCAGTTATTGGTGTCGCCATCGCCTGCAGTGATTGAAGAGTACCAACTACTGATCGATGCAGATGTCGAAAAGCAAAAACAATTTTCTGCGGAGTTGAGTCTACCTTCTGTAACCACAGATGGTGAGCGGATACATTTATATCTCAATGCTGGACTATTGAGTGGTATTGATTCTGAAATCGCTGAATGTGCTGATGGTATTGGGCTGTATCGAACCGAAATCCCCTTTATGTTGCATCAACGCTTTCCAAGCGAAAGAGAGCAAATCAATGTATATCGTCAAGTATTAAGTGCAGCAGGTGATAGACCTGTTGTGATGCGTACTTTGGATGTAGGCGGCGATAAACCGTTGCCGTATTTTCCGATTAAAGAAGACAATCCGTTTTTAGGTTGGCGTGGTATTCGTTTATCTCTTGATCATCCTGAGTTATTTTTAGTGCAATTGCGTGCGATGTTGCAAGCCGCTGGCAATGGCAATCAATTGAAAATATTACTGCCAATGGTCAGTAATCTCGATGAAATAGATCAAACATTAAGTTATTTAGAGCAAGCGTTTACTGAACTAAACCAAGAATTAAATACCCGTTTGGTTAGGCCTCAAGTCGGCGTTATGCTTGAAGTACCCGCATTATTGTATCAGTTGCAAGATGTGGCGAAGCGGGTCGACTTCGTATCGGTTGGCAGTAACGATTTAACCCAATATTTACTGGCCGTCGATCGTAATAATCCTAGTGTGAGTTCACTATTTGATAGCTATCATCCTGGTATTCTTCGAGCCCTTAAACGAGCCGTCGATGAGTGTAAACAGTATGACTTGGATGTGAGTGTTTGTGGCGAACTTGCTGGTGAGCCTTATGGTGCATTACTTTTGGTGGCAATGGGTTATAACAAACTCAGTATGAACCAGGGCAGCTTAGCCAGAATAAATTTTTTACTTAGACGAGTATCAAAACAAGAATTAACTGAGTTGTTGGAGTCTATTTTACAACAGTCAACGGGTAACCAGGTTCGAGGGTTATTAGCACATTTCTTGCGAAAACATGATTTATCAGATTTAGTTAACATAGATTAG
- a CDS encoding sulfite exporter TauE/SafE family protein, whose amino-acid sequence MDSLLQVFLICLVLGSVVGFLAGLLGIGGGLIIVPALLYILPSVGIDSTQITHVAIATSLASIILTSMSSAAAHHKRGNIPWELFKPIFPGIVIGSLASAFVSEQIASDDLQQTFAIFVVLMAAQMAFPFKVKTGGSLPSFAVLLTISTAIALIAGLMGIGGGVLLVPFLSYCGLQMRQAVGFSSATGMLIAVSGTIGYIIAGFDVPNLPEGSVGFIYLPALIGIIISSMLCAPMGVKAASTWPTPVLKKIFAGLLVVVGLKLLLS is encoded by the coding sequence GTGGATAGTTTGCTGCAGGTATTTTTAATTTGCCTTGTTTTAGGTTCCGTAGTGGGTTTTTTAGCTGGGTTGTTAGGTATTGGTGGCGGGTTAATTATTGTGCCTGCACTCTTGTACATTTTGCCCTCAGTCGGGATCGATTCGACACAAATCACTCATGTTGCTATCGCTACATCACTGGCATCAATTATTTTAACCTCAATGTCTTCAGCTGCTGCGCATCACAAACGCGGTAATATACCTTGGGAATTGTTTAAGCCTATTTTCCCTGGCATTGTTATTGGATCGTTAGCATCGGCATTTGTTTCTGAACAAATTGCATCGGATGATTTACAACAGACTTTCGCTATTTTTGTCGTGTTAATGGCAGCACAAATGGCGTTTCCGTTTAAAGTCAAAACAGGTGGCAGTCTGCCTAGTTTTGCCGTGTTATTAACCATCTCAACGGCGATCGCGTTAATTGCTGGCTTAATGGGCATTGGTGGTGGGGTATTACTGGTGCCATTCTTGAGCTATTGCGGTTTACAAATGCGCCAAGCTGTGGGGTTTTCATCGGCTACCGGAATGCTTATCGCGGTATCCGGTACCATTGGCTATATCATTGCGGGCTTTGATGTCCCCAATTTACCTGAGGGTTCGGTAGGGTTTATTTATCTACCGGCATTAATCGGGATTATTATTAGCTCAATGCTGTGTGCGCCTATGGGCGTAAAAGCGGCAAGCACTTGGCCAACACCAGTATTGAAAAAGATCTTTGCTGGTTTGTTAGTCGTAGTGGGATTGAAACTGTTATTGAGTTAA
- a CDS encoding thymidylate synthase: MKQYLDLCQRIVDEGEWVNNARTNKKCLTVINADLVYDVANNQFPLVTTRKSFWKSAIAEVLGYLRGYQNAADFRALGTKTWDANANLNQAWLDNPNRKGPDDMGLIYGALGRAFPKHDGGHVDLLQQIVDDLTNGIDNRAEILTFFHPGAFDLGCLRPCMYEHHFSLLGDTLYLNSTQRSCDVPLGLNFNMVQVYVLLALMAQITGHKPGKAYHKIVNAHIYEDQLVSMRDIQLKREPFASPKLIINPKIKTLKDIETWVTLADFSVEGYEHHDAIKYPFAV; the protein is encoded by the coding sequence ATGAAACAATATCTAGATCTGTGCCAGCGTATTGTCGATGAAGGCGAATGGGTCAATAATGCTCGCACTAACAAAAAATGCTTAACCGTGATAAATGCAGATCTCGTTTATGATGTTGCAAACAATCAATTTCCGTTAGTCACCACACGTAAAAGCTTCTGGAAATCGGCCATCGCAGAGGTCCTTGGTTATTTACGCGGTTATCAAAATGCTGCCGATTTTAGAGCATTAGGCACTAAAACATGGGATGCCAATGCCAATCTAAACCAAGCTTGGCTAGATAACCCAAACCGCAAAGGGCCCGACGATATGGGGCTCATTTATGGCGCTTTAGGACGTGCATTTCCAAAACATGATGGTGGCCACGTCGATTTACTGCAACAAATCGTCGATGATTTAACTAATGGCATAGACAATCGCGCTGAGATTTTAACCTTCTTTCACCCAGGCGCATTTGACCTAGGTTGCTTGCGTCCATGCATGTACGAGCATCACTTTTCATTACTCGGTGATACCCTGTATCTCAATAGTACCCAGAGAAGCTGTGATGTCCCGCTAGGATTGAATTTCAACATGGTACAAGTCTATGTATTGTTGGCTTTAATGGCCCAAATAACGGGTCATAAGCCCGGTAAGGCATACCATAAAATTGTTAACGCTCATATTTACGAAGATCAACTTGTCTCAATGCGGGATATTCAGCTTAAACGTGAGCCCTTTGCCTCTCCTAAGTTGATAATTAATCCAAAGATTAAAACCCTAAAAGACATTGAAACCTGGGTGACCTTAGCTGATTTTAGCGTTGAAGGTTACGAGCATCACGACGCCATTAAGTATCCTTTCGCGGTGTAA
- the nhaA gene encoding Na+/H+ antiporter NhaA, which produces MERTIKNFLSQESAGGILLMIAVALAMIFANSPLADVYQGFLGTEVQLRVGDLDIDKPLLLWINDGLMALFFLLIGLEVKRELLEGALSSVAKASLPGIAAIGGMVFPALFYLAFNYSNPDTQIGWAIPAATDIAFALGIMALLGSRVPVALKVFLLALAIIDDLGVIVIIALFYSTDLSMLSLIIAAVSIVLMIALNRKGVSSILPYGLLGFILWVAVLKSGVHATLAGVIIAFCIPLRAKDGSSPSESLEHSLHPWSTFMILPVFAFANAGLSLTNMSLSSFAEPITLGIIIGLLLGKPAGVLLFSYLAVKLKLAELPPGIGWRHITPVAVMCGIGFTMSVFIASLAFEHSPAAFGDYARLGILTGSLFAAVIGYFWLAKVLPKKESYHEKSDCNIGSVCDHDVDANIG; this is translated from the coding sequence ATGGAACGTACAATTAAAAACTTCTTAAGCCAAGAGTCTGCTGGTGGCATTTTATTAATGATCGCAGTGGCATTGGCGATGATTTTCGCCAATTCACCTTTAGCTGACGTATATCAAGGTTTCTTAGGCACAGAAGTACAGCTTCGAGTAGGTGATCTTGACATCGATAAGCCACTTTTACTGTGGATTAACGATGGCTTGATGGCATTATTCTTTTTATTAATCGGCTTAGAAGTGAAGCGCGAACTACTTGAAGGGGCGTTGTCGAGTGTGGCAAAGGCATCCTTACCCGGCATTGCTGCTATCGGTGGCATGGTATTTCCGGCATTATTTTACTTGGCATTTAACTACTCTAACCCCGATACTCAGATCGGATGGGCTATTCCTGCTGCCACAGATATCGCCTTTGCTCTAGGTATTATGGCATTACTTGGCAGCCGAGTTCCGGTGGCGTTAAAAGTGTTTTTGTTGGCGCTGGCAATTATTGATGATCTCGGGGTGATTGTGATTATTGCGCTGTTTTACAGTACTGATTTATCCATGCTAAGTTTGATTATTGCCGCGGTGTCGATTGTGCTTATGATCGCACTGAACAGAAAAGGGGTCAGTTCGATCCTGCCTTACGGTTTACTTGGTTTTATTTTATGGGTTGCGGTATTGAAATCTGGAGTACATGCGACATTGGCCGGCGTAATTATTGCGTTTTGTATTCCACTTCGTGCTAAAGATGGTTCATCTCCTTCTGAGTCGCTAGAGCATAGCTTACACCCATGGAGCACCTTTATGATCCTGCCTGTGTTTGCTTTTGCTAATGCTGGTTTGTCATTAACGAATATGTCATTGAGTTCATTTGCGGAACCTATTACGCTAGGGATCATCATTGGTCTGTTGTTAGGTAAGCCTGCTGGGGTGCTTTTATTTAGTTATTTAGCGGTAAAACTGAAACTCGCTGAGTTACCTCCGGGAATTGGCTGGAGACACATTACGCCTGTTGCCGTTATGTGTGGGATCGGATTTACCATGTCGGTGTTTATTGCTTCCTTAGCATTTGAACATTCACCTGCTGCATTTGGTGACTATGCAAGGTTAGGGATTTTAACTGGGTCATTATTTGCGGCGGTGATTGGTTATTTTTGGTTGGCTAAGGTACTGCCTAAAAAGGAGAGTTATCATGAAAAAAGTGACTGTAATATCGGGTCTGTTTGTGACCATGATGTCGATGCCAACATTGGCTGA
- the nhaR gene encoding transcriptional activator NhaR: MQHLNYNHLYYFWMVQKKGSVTKAAEVLCLAPQTITGQIRSLEQRLKGAVFKRVGRNLEATELGELVFRYADKMFSLSYEMLDILNYQKDNSLLFEVGIADALSKALVSRVLLTVIPNDGSVNLACYESTHDSLIERLREHKLDMILSDCAGASLKFPEILSKKLGECGVSFFSAEPISLPFPDCLEQRKLLIPGKRTSLGQQLHGWFAEKNLNVSILGEFDDAEMMKAFGYFNRGIFVAPSIYRHDILSQGMVLLGETTDIKEEYHVMFAERMIQHPAVKSLLATDFSDLFAGRDQSIKDLGNRITSL, encoded by the coding sequence ATGCAGCATTTAAATTATAACCATTTATATTATTTTTGGATGGTGCAAAAGAAAGGCTCTGTGACTAAAGCCGCTGAAGTATTATGCCTTGCTCCTCAGACGATTACGGGTCAGATACGCTCATTGGAACAAAGATTGAAAGGGGCGGTTTTTAAACGTGTAGGACGTAACTTGGAGGCCACTGAACTGGGCGAGTTAGTCTTTCGTTATGCCGATAAGATGTTTAGCCTTAGCTATGAAATGCTCGATATCCTTAATTATCAAAAAGATAATTCATTGTTGTTCGAGGTAGGGATTGCTGATGCATTGTCTAAGGCCTTAGTGAGTCGAGTGTTGTTAACCGTTATTCCTAACGATGGTTCGGTAAATTTAGCGTGTTATGAATCAACTCACGATAGCCTTATTGAGCGTTTACGTGAGCATAAACTGGATATGATTTTATCGGATTGTGCTGGCGCTTCATTGAAGTTTCCTGAGATTTTGTCGAAAAAACTAGGTGAGTGCGGTGTGAGCTTCTTCTCTGCTGAACCTATCTCATTACCGTTTCCTGATTGTCTTGAACAGCGAAAATTACTGATCCCGGGTAAACGAACGTCATTGGGACAACAATTACATGGTTGGTTCGCCGAAAAAAATCTTAATGTGAGTATTTTAGGCGAGTTTGACGATGCAGAAATGATGAAAGCTTTCGGTTATTTTAATCGAGGTATTTTTGTTGCGCCGTCTATTTATCGTCATGATATACTGTCACAAGGTATGGTATTACTTGGTGAAACAACCGATATAAAAGAAGAATACCATGTGATGTTCGCCGAGCGAATGATCCAACATCCGGCGGTAAAGTCATTGCTGGCAACGGATTTTAGTGATCTATTTGCTGGACGAGATCAGTCCATAAAAGATTTAGGCAACCGTATAACTAGCTTGTGA
- a CDS encoding FAD assembly factor SdhE → MELMNIARVRWACRRGMLELDVLLQPFIEAQYEAMTDENKNTFIRLLECEDPELFAWFMGHEQCQDPLLADMIVKVRGRAAP, encoded by the coding sequence TTGGAATTAATGAATATAGCGCGTGTACGCTGGGCATGTCGTCGCGGAATGTTAGAATTAGATGTGTTGCTTCAACCTTTTATTGAAGCCCAATATGAAGCAATGACAGACGAAAATAAAAATACTTTTATTCGTTTATTAGAATGTGAAGATCCTGAATTATTTGCTTGGTTTATGGGGCATGAACAATGCCAAGATCCACTGCTAGCTGATATGATAGTCAAAGTCCGTGGAAGAGCAGCACCTTAA
- a CDS encoding protein YgfX: MQQFALSASFLQRGALIVSLAVVLSSFLAWPSYPSLIYQIIQTLLFIATILIFIFEWRRVSRWRCLLSLGNKQAGTLLYGVEGQSDNVKLCKKPFISPLLCIIFLQYTKTEERRLLLVWSDMVDDTAYRTLCRLLLSQ, translated from the coding sequence ATGCAACAATTTGCGTTGAGTGCTTCGTTTTTACAGCGTGGGGCGTTAATCGTCTCATTAGCGGTTGTGTTAAGCAGTTTTTTAGCTTGGCCCAGTTATCCCTCCCTGATATACCAAATTATCCAAACGTTACTTTTTATTGCCACAATACTGATTTTCATTTTCGAATGGCGCAGAGTGTCTCGCTGGCGTTGCTTGTTGTCTCTGGGCAACAAACAGGCTGGCACCTTATTATATGGTGTTGAGGGTCAATCGGATAACGTCAAGCTTTGTAAAAAACCGTTTATTAGCCCATTACTGTGCATCATTTTTTTGCAGTACACTAAAACCGAAGAGCGTCGGCTATTGCTGGTGTGGAGTGATATGGTAGACGACACAGCATATCGTACTCTGTGTCGCCTGTTATTGAGCCAATAA
- the nadB gene encoding L-aspartate oxidase yields MKQAVEHQSDILVIGSGAAGLTLALHLAEKSKVILLSKGPLSEGSTLYAQGGIASVFDEDDTIESHVNDTLIAGAGLCDKSVVTYTAENAKSAMEWLINCGVAFDKEETVTGDDSTAHYHLTREGGHSHRRILHAADATGKAVQITLQQQAIDHPNIQVLERYNAIDLITTRKLARPGNRVLGAYVWNRDEEHVETIRAKFVALATGGSSKVYQYTSNPDIASGDGIAMAWRAGCRIANMEFNQFHPTCLFHPNARNFLLSEALRGEGAYLRRPDGSRFMPDFDERGELAPRDIVARAIDYEMKRLGSDCVYLDISHKPADFIIKHFPTIHQRCLTFGIDITKDPIPAVPAAHYTCGGVMTDLHGQTDINGLYAIGEVAYTGLHGANRLASNSLLECLVFARAASQDIEGLLHKIPMPSPIPMWDESQVTNSDEEVVIAHNWHELRLFMWDYVGIVRTDKRLERALRRCLMLQQEIEEYYSNFRVSNNLLELRNLVQVAELIIRCAMERKESRGLHYNADYPDQIDNPKPTILQPSR; encoded by the coding sequence ATGAAACAAGCAGTTGAACACCAATCTGACATTTTGGTCATCGGCAGCGGCGCTGCAGGACTAACTTTAGCACTACATCTTGCTGAAAAATCAAAAGTAATTCTTCTTTCTAAAGGCCCACTATCAGAAGGGTCAACCTTGTACGCCCAAGGTGGAATTGCATCTGTTTTTGATGAAGATGACACAATTGAATCACATGTAAACGACACCTTAATCGCTGGAGCTGGATTATGCGACAAATCTGTAGTGACATACACCGCAGAAAACGCAAAAAGTGCAATGGAATGGTTAATTAATTGTGGTGTCGCATTTGATAAAGAAGAAACCGTTACCGGTGACGATAGCACAGCCCATTATCACTTGACCCGTGAAGGTGGACATAGCCACCGGCGCATTTTACATGCTGCTGATGCCACCGGTAAAGCGGTGCAAATTACATTACAACAACAAGCTATCGATCACCCAAACATACAAGTACTAGAACGTTACAATGCGATTGACTTAATTACCACGCGCAAATTGGCTCGCCCAGGTAACAGGGTGCTTGGTGCTTATGTATGGAATCGTGATGAAGAACATGTTGAAACCATCAGAGCAAAATTTGTTGCGTTAGCAACTGGCGGCAGCTCAAAAGTGTACCAATACACCTCTAACCCCGATATTGCCAGCGGTGATGGTATTGCGATGGCCTGGCGTGCGGGTTGCCGCATCGCCAATATGGAATTTAATCAATTCCATCCGACATGTTTATTTCACCCCAACGCCCGAAACTTCCTATTATCAGAAGCGTTACGCGGTGAAGGTGCGTATTTACGTCGCCCTGATGGCAGTCGTTTTATGCCTGACTTTGACGAACGAGGTGAACTCGCCCCTCGCGATATTGTCGCCCGCGCCATTGATTATGAAATGAAACGCTTAGGATCTGACTGTGTCTATTTAGACATAAGCCACAAACCGGCGGACTTTATCATTAAGCACTTCCCGACCATCCATCAGCGTTGTCTAACATTCGGAATCGATATTACCAAAGATCCTATTCCTGCCGTGCCAGCGGCACACTATACCTGCGGCGGCGTAATGACGGATCTTCATGGTCAAACTGATATTAATGGCTTATATGCCATTGGTGAGGTGGCTTACACCGGCTTACATGGTGCCAATAGACTGGCGAGTAATTCATTACTGGAGTGTTTAGTCTTTGCCCGTGCAGCATCACAAGATATCGAAGGTCTGTTACATAAGATTCCTATGCCTAGTCCAATACCGATGTGGGATGAAAGTCAGGTGACTAACTCTGATGAAGAAGTGGTTATTGCCCATAACTGGCACGAGCTGCGGCTCTTTATGTGGGATTACGTTGGCATAGTGCGCACAGACAAACGTTTAGAGCGGGCACTAAGAAGATGTTTGATGCTTCAGCAAGAAATTGAAGAATATTATTCAAACTTCCGAGTCAGCAATAATCTATTAGAACTGCGTAATTTAGTCCAAGTCGCGGAGTTGATTATTCGATGTGCAATGGAGCGAAAAGAAAGTCGAGGCCTACATTATAACGCAGATTATCCTGATCAAATCGATAATCCTAAACCGACAATATTGCAGCCAAGCCGTTAA
- the rpoE gene encoding RNA polymerase sigma factor RpoE has product MSGQYSDQQLVERVQQGDKNAFNLLVLKYQNKVMSLISRYVRNQADVADVTQEAFIKAYRALANFRGESAFYTWLYRIAVNTAKNHLTSQGRRAPANDVDIEDAEYYEGSDALKEFASPERLLMKDQMSKVIFDTLDTLPEELKMAISLRELEGMSYEDIANIMDCPVGTVRSRIFRAREAIDKQLQPLLEK; this is encoded by the coding sequence ATGAGTGGACAATATAGTGATCAACAATTAGTTGAGCGAGTGCAGCAAGGCGATAAAAACGCATTTAACCTGCTAGTGCTGAAGTACCAAAATAAAGTGATGAGTTTAATTTCCAGATATGTGCGCAATCAAGCGGATGTTGCGGATGTGACACAAGAAGCCTTTATTAAAGCCTATAGAGCGTTAGCCAATTTTCGGGGTGAAAGTGCATTTTATACTTGGTTGTATCGCATTGCGGTAAACACTGCAAAAAACCATCTTACGTCGCAAGGGCGCAGAGCACCTGCAAACGATGTCGATATAGAAGATGCAGAATATTATGAAGGCAGTGATGCGTTAAAAGAGTTTGCATCACCAGAGCGATTACTAATGAAAGATCAAATGAGTAAAGTGATCTTTGATACGCTCGATACTCTGCCTGAAGAGTTAAAAATGGCCATATCGCTCAGAGAGCTAGAGGGAATGAGTTATGAAGATATTGCCAATATAATGGATTGTCCCGTCGGTACGGTAAGATCTCGAATCTTTCGTGCTCGAGAAGCAATCGACAAACAGCTCCAGCCTTTGCTGGAAAAGTAA
- a CDS encoding sigma-E factor negative regulatory protein: MLKSSQEWVSASVDGEVDDKTLAQLSADVDSHDEWQRYHMIGDAMRGETPATIDLDLFASIAAAIELEPTIIAPQAKQSELAEQAGTQQRAASGSNVVPFFKQFGQYAIAATVAMVAIVGVQNYDQSNDPESPLPVLMTRPLVGSVSPVSYQTGAVKNQQNYSDQQVIEQRRRINSYIQDHMLQQRLNPGVAVDDNRVQDAAVNP; this comes from the coding sequence ATGCTTAAATCAAGTCAAGAGTGGGTATCTGCATCAGTTGATGGCGAAGTTGATGATAAAACATTGGCACAACTTTCTGCTGACGTTGATTCACATGATGAATGGCAACGCTATCACATGATAGGCGATGCAATGCGCGGTGAGACACCGGCAACCATTGACTTAGACCTTTTTGCTAGCATCGCAGCAGCAATTGAGCTTGAGCCAACAATTATAGCGCCTCAAGCCAAGCAGAGTGAATTAGCCGAGCAAGCTGGAACACAACAGCGAGCTGCATCGGGTTCAAACGTGGTACCATTTTTCAAACAGTTTGGCCAATATGCTATTGCTGCAACGGTTGCCATGGTTGCCATTGTTGGAGTACAAAACTATGATCAAAGTAATGATCCAGAGTCACCATTGCCAGTATTAATGACACGTCCTTTAGTGGGTAGTGTGTCTCCGGTAAGTTATCAAACTGGTGCAGTGAAAAATCAACAAAATTATTCTGATCAACAAGTGATAGAACAGCGTCGCCGTATTAATTCTTATATTCAAGATCACATGCTGCAACAACGTTTAAACCCAGGTGTTGCTGTTGATGATAATCGCGTGCAAGATGCTGCGGTAAATCCATAA